A stretch of DNA from Flavobacteriaceae bacterium MAR_2009_75:
TGACCGAAGTATGAAGTTGCCTTTGTTCTTATTAGTTACGTTCTCACTCCTTTTTTCTAGCACTATGAACGCACAAAATTTAAAATTTGTGAATGCTGGTATTTCCGGCAATAATACACAAGACTTATTGGATCGCTTGCCTGAAGTGATTGATTCAGACCCAGATTGGGTATTGCTGATGGTTGGCACCAATGATATGTTGAATTCTAACAAATTCGTTTCCTACAATGATTATGAAGAGAATTTAAAGACTATTGTGAACAAATTACAAGAGCAAGGGGCTTCTGTTATTTTGATCAGTCCGCCGACGGTAGACCCGATTTATCTTTTTGAAAGACATGGGGAAGCTAACTTCAAAGATAAACCCTTGAAAAAGCTATATGCTGTCAGGCTTTATATGGAAGAGCTGAGTATGAAGGAGGGAGTTTATATGGTCGACGTTTTTAAAGAATTTCAAAACAAGGATATACCTGTTCATAATGAGGATGTTTTTCTTATGAACCAAAAGAATTCTGGCAAACGAGATGGGGTGCACCCCACGGCAGAAGGGTATCAACTGATTGCGGAAACAATTGCTGTCTCGCTTGACAAGGAACAAATAGAATTGGATGGAAAGGTAATTTGCTTCGGCGACTCCATCACTTTTGGTATGGAGGTCTTGGGCGAAGGAACGGTGGAAGGTGAGACCTATCCGGCTTTTTTAAAGAGAATAGTAATGAAGAAAAATAATAACGATTAATGAAGTTGAGAAATAAAAATTGCTGGCTTGTTTTGTTGGCAATCGGTTGTTTGTTGCCTTTTACGGCTTGTAAAGAAGCTAAGAAAAATAATAAAAAAGAAGAGATTGCAGATAGTACCACTCTTCATCAAAAAGCAAAACTGATTGTTTTGGCAGGCCAAAGCAACATGGTAGGGGGCGGTAATAGAACCAATACCGATTTGCCATCTGCCTATCCGAATATAACCTACATCAATCAGGGTTTTAGTTCTGGATTAAAGCGGCCGGGAGCACATTCTTTTGGTCCGGAACAGGGTATTATGCAACAGTTAACGCGAAAATATCCGGAGCAAGATTTTGTACTGTATAAATATGCCGTTGGAGGTTCTTCTTTGTACGATTGGTTGCCCGAACAAGATTCTGCAAAGGTAGCTGAAATGGGGCACCCTAAATTTGGGAGTTTATATGACAGTTTATTGAAATATCTCCCTAAACAACTAAATAGCCAAAAACTTGATCCAGCTGCATTTCTTTGGATCCAAGGCGAGACCGATGCGCGTTTTCCTCGGGCAGGTGAAGAGTATTTTGAAGGTTTTAAAAGCTTGATACAAAGTTTTAGGAAAGATGGGGGTAACCCGAATGTTCCGGTCATCATCGGGCAGGTAAATCCACCAGCAGAAAGATACCCTGCCGCTTTAGCGGTAATGGCGGCACAATCAAAGATTACCACGGCTTTGCCGAATGTTCAAATGGTGAGTCTTGAGGGTATTTCAAAACGGGATGATAACCTGCATTACAATACCCCGGGGCAAATTGAAGTAGGTAACCGATTAGGAGAAAAGTTGAATTCCATTTTGGAGTAAATCAGAAAGTATATGAATATTAACGGAGCGGATAAAAAAGCCAATACCTACGATGCCATTGTAATTGGCTCGGGAATCAGTGGTGGCTGGGCTGCCAAAGAACTCACTGAAAAAGGTCTAAAGACTTTGGTGCTGGAGCGAGGCAGAATGGTGGAACATGTTACGGACTATAAAACGGCCAATACGCCGATATGGGATTTTCCGCATAGAAACAAAATCCCTAGAAAAACGAAGGAAGAGAACCCCATTGTAAGTAGGTGCTATGCCTTTCGGGAAGCTACCGAAGATTTGTTCGTCAAAGATGATGAGCACCCCTATGAGCAAGAAAAACCGTTCGATTGGATCAAAGGGTATCAAGTAGGCGGTAAGTCGCTGATGTGGGCACGGCATACCCAGCGATGGAGCGATCTTGATTTTGAAGCAAATGCCAAGGAAGGAATAGCGGTAGACTGGCCCATTCGTTATAAAGATTTAGAGCCTTGGTACAGCTATGTAGAAAAATTTGCGGGAATCAGCGGAAATAGAGACGGATTAGAGCAAATACCTGACGGCGAGTTTTTACCACCTATGGAAATGAATTGCCTTGAGACCCATTTTAAAGGGGAACTTAAAAAGAAGTTTCCCGATCGAGATTTGGTCATTTCGCGCACAGCCAACTTAACCGAAGGAAAAAAGGGTAGGGGCCCCTGCCAACATCGGAATTTGTGTAAACGCGGTTGTCCGCTAGGTGGATATTTTAGCAGCAATTCCGCCACTTTGCCGGCTGCACGTGAAACAGGTAATCTAGAGATGAAGACCCATTCCGTCGTGCATTCCATTTTAATTGACCCAGTGACCAGTAAAGCAACAGGGGTTCGGGTGGTAGATGCCAACACGAAAGAAGTCAGTGAATACCACGCAAAGATTATCTTCTTAAATGCGGCTACATTGAATTCTACCTTGATTTTAATGAATTCCGTTTCAGACCGATACCCAGAAGGTTTGGGCAATGATAGTGGGGTGTTGGGTCAAAACTTGATGGACCATAATTATAATGCCCGTGTACAGGGTGATTTTGACGGTTTTGAAGATTCGTATTACGAAGGAAAAAGGCCTACGAGCACCTATTTGCCTCGATTCAGGAACTTTAGAGATGATAAGCGCAACGACTATTTAAGGGGGTTTGCCTACTCCTGTGGTGGATTCAGAACGGCTGGTACGCCGGAGCAACATTTTTTAATGGGTAACGACCTTATGAACAACCTAACGCAGGTGGGGCCATGGAAATGGAACATGCTGGGCATGGGTGAATGCCTTCCCTATAAAGAAAATAAGGTCACCTTGAGCAAGGATAAAAAGGATGCTTGGGGTGTGCCTTTGCTGCAAATTGATGCGGAGTACAAAG
This window harbors:
- a CDS encoding lysophospholipase L1-like esterase, whose product is MNAQNLKFVNAGISGNNTQDLLDRLPEVIDSDPDWVLLMVGTNDMLNSNKFVSYNDYEENLKTIVNKLQEQGASVILISPPTVDPIYLFERHGEANFKDKPLKKLYAVRLYMEELSMKEGVYMVDVFKEFQNKDIPVHNEDVFLMNQKNSGKRDGVHPTAEGYQLIAETIAVSLDKEQIELDGKVICFGDSITFGMEVLGEGTVEGETYPAFLKRIVMKKNNND
- a CDS encoding lysophospholipase L1-like esterase; this encodes MKLRNKNCWLVLLAIGCLLPFTACKEAKKNNKKEEIADSTTLHQKAKLIVLAGQSNMVGGGNRTNTDLPSAYPNITYINQGFSSGLKRPGAHSFGPEQGIMQQLTRKYPEQDFVLYKYAVGGSSLYDWLPEQDSAKVAEMGHPKFGSLYDSLLKYLPKQLNSQKLDPAAFLWIQGETDARFPRAGEEYFEGFKSLIQSFRKDGGNPNVPVIIGQVNPPAERYPAALAVMAAQSKITTALPNVQMVSLEGISKRDDNLHYNTPGQIEVGNRLGEKLNSILE
- a CDS encoding choline dehydrogenase-like flavoprotein; the encoded protein is MNINGADKKANTYDAIVIGSGISGGWAAKELTEKGLKTLVLERGRMVEHVTDYKTANTPIWDFPHRNKIPRKTKEENPIVSRCYAFREATEDLFVKDDEHPYEQEKPFDWIKGYQVGGKSLMWARHTQRWSDLDFEANAKEGIAVDWPIRYKDLEPWYSYVEKFAGISGNRDGLEQIPDGEFLPPMEMNCLETHFKGELKKKFPDRDLVISRTANLTEGKKGRGPCQHRNLCKRGCPLGGYFSSNSATLPAARETGNLEMKTHSVVHSILIDPVTSKATGVRVVDANTKEVSEYHAKIIFLNAATLNSTLILMNSVSDRYPEGLGNDSGVLGQNLMDHNYNARVQGDFDGFEDSYYEGKRPTSTYLPRFRNFRDDKRNDYLRGFAYSCGGFRTAGTPEQHFLMGNDLMNNLTQVGPWKWNMLGMGECLPYKENKVTLSKDKKDAWGVPLLQIDAEYKANELNMQKDMVVAAMEMLDTLGFKNVRDMGERRNFGLNIHEMGTARMGRDPKTSVLNGNNQVWGTPNLYVTDGACMTSSACQNPSLTYMALTARAVDHAVKELNKQNL